The genomic DNA TTTACTACCAAAAGCCAAGTCGCCGGCATCGCCCAGGCCGGGGATGATGTAGGCCTGCTCGTTGAGCTTTTCATCGACGGCCGCCAGCCAGAGCGTGGCCTCGGGAATTTCGCGCATGACGTAGGCTACCCCCTCGGGCGAGGCGATAACGGCCGCGATATGCACCTGGCGCGGCGTGCCGAAGCGCAACATGGCGCGGTAGGTTTGCACCAAGCTTTTGCCGGTGGCCAGCATGGGGTCGGCCAGGATGAGCACGCGCTCATCGAGGCTGGGCGCGGTGAGGTAGTCGAGCTGCACCTGCACCTGGGCCGTGCCCTCAATGCGGTAGGCGGCGGCAAACGCGCTGGGGCTCTGGTCAAAATAATTGAGGAAGCCTTGGTGAAACGGCAGGCCGGCGCGCAGCACGGTGGCCAGCACCGGGAAATCGCGGAGCAGCTGGCTCGGGGCCTCGCCCAGCGGCGTGCGCACGGCCTGCGGCGTGTAGCTGAGCTGGGCGCTGATGCGGGTGGCCATAATTTCGCCCAGGCGCTCCAGGTTGCGGCGGAAGCGCAGGCTGTCCTTCTGCACGTCCACGTCGCGGAGCTGGGCCAGAAAATGGTTGGCGATGCTGGGCTCGGCGCACACCACGTGCAGGCGTTCGGGCAGCGGGGGGGGGGTAGGGGCAGCAGAAGTCAGGGGCGCATCCATGAGGAAAACCAGTTGGGGGGAGTGAGGGTCAGGGCAGCGTATAGTACGGGCCGCGCCCCGAAATTGGCGAAGAAACGCCCAATCCCCGGCAACGTGCCTCCTTCAAAGTCAAACACCTGGCCCGGCTGGCCCGCGTGCCGGCGAATGGCATCATCGAGGAGCAGCATGGGCGCTTTGGCCGCGCGGCCGGCCGGCGTAACCGCCGCAAACAGGTAAATAACCCCGCCGCCGTGGCGCACGAACAGGGCACCGGCGAGCAGCTCGCCAGTGGCTGGCTGGCGCACTTGCCGTATCTCCGCCACGCCGCGCAGCTGGGCGGCCCGCACCAGCCGCCGCAACAAGTGGTAGTGGCGCGCCCGCAGCCCCGTGTCGGCGGGCCCACGATAGGTTTGAAACAGGCGAATCAGCTCTTCCATCTCCGCCTCCGAGCCCTCGGCAGCGCCCAGCGGCTGGGGCAGCAGCTGGTTTTTCCGCAGCCGGCGGCGATACTCGGCCGTGTAGCCTTGCAGCAGCGCCGGGTAGGCGGGCGCTAAATCGAGGTGGTAGGTGAGGCGCTCGGTGGCCTCGAAACCGGGGGGTAGGGCGGGCAGGGCCACGCCGGGCGGCAGCTGCTGGTAGAGCTGGCGGCAATACGTGGCGGCCAGCCGCAGGTAGTCGGCCAGCTCGTGGTGCTGGCTGGCGGGCGTCAGCACCAGGCCTAGCTGCTGGGTGAAAAGCGGCTGGTACGCTACCCTACCCCCCGGCCGCCACTTGGTGGGCAGCGGCAGCAGCGAGCGGTATTCGCCGGCCGGCCCCAGCTCGACCACGGCCGCCCAGCGGCCAGCCGTGGCGTGCAGCCACCACGCCTGCACGTAGGGCAGCGCGCCGGGGCTGGCAGCCACGCAGGCTTCCCAGTTGATGAGGTCGAGGTCAGGAAAGCGGAGCAGATGCAGCATTCTCTAATGGGTAGTGGGTAGTGGGTACTAAAGAACGTCATTCCGAGCTTGCCGAGGAATCTCGCTCGCATTGTGGAACAAAGCCCGAACGACTACGAGCGAGATTCCTCGGCAAGCTCGGAATGACGTTCTTTATTCCCCACTACCTACTACCCATTATCCATTACCTACTACCCATTCCCCATTACCCAAACCGGCCGACGTAATTTTGGGCGACTTGCCTTCTTTATGGTGATTTTTAGTTGATGAAATACTACTTATCCTTCTTGTTGCTTGGGCTGGCTGGCCCGCTCGCGGCGCAAACTACGCCTACCCCCCCCCCCGAGCCCAATTCGGCCAACTGGTATATTTTCAACAAGCCGCTGGCGGAAGATGCCAAAGCGCAGCAGCCCGAGCCCAGCGACGCGAAAGCGCTGCGCGCGTATGGCCGCCGGGCCTTGCGCACGCCGCGCACGCCCTACCAGGGCAATTTATACGTGCCGCTCGACCCGAATACCTACCGCCTGCTGGACCGCTACGCCATTAAGTACGGCCCCGATTCGTTGCACGACCCGCACACCAGCGTGCGGCCCTACACCCGCGCGGCGGCGGCGCACCTGGGCGAGCGCATGCTGGGCGAGGAAGCGCCGGATTCGTTTGACCCGGACAAGGCCACGCCCGGCTTATCGCGGGCTGATTTATTTAATGCCCAATATCTGCTCAAGGATAACTGGATGTATGCCGCGCAGGGCGACAGCCTCAACCAGAGCAAGCAGCCGTTTCTGACGTATTTCTACCGCGACCAGACCGACCTGTACAGCGTGCAGACCACCGATTTTTCCTTTCGCCTGAACCCCGTGCTGCTGTTGCAAGCCGGCGCGGACCGCGGCGACAACAGCATTGGCGGGCTGCGCTACGTGAACACGCGCGGCGCCGCTTTCGAGGGCATTATTGACCAGCGGCTGGGCTTCTACGGTTTTTTTGCTGACAACCAGGAGGCGGTGCCGGGCTGGGTGCAGGCGCAAATCCGGCGCGATAACATCGTGCCCCACGAGGGCTATTGGAAGGATTTTAAGACGGTAGGGGGCAGCGCCTACGACTTTTTTACGGCGCGGGGCGGCATCACCTACGCGGCGACCAAGCACATTAACGTGCAGCTTGCGCACGACCGCAATTTTATCGGCAACGGCTACCGCTCACTGATTCTAAGCGATTATAGCGCGCCGTATTTCTTTCTGAAGCTGAACACGCGGGTCTGGAAATTCAATTACCAGAATATTTTTGCCGAGCTTACGGCCCGCCGCAGCATCAGCGGGGCCGACTCGCTATACCCCAAAAAATACCTGGCCCTGCACCACCTCAGCCTCGACGTGACCGATAATTTCAACATCGGCATGTTTGAGTCGGAAGTATCGGGTGGGCCGGGGCGCGGGCTGGAACTCCAGTACCTGAACCCGGTTATTTTCTACCGCGCCATTGAGCAGCAGGTGGGCTCGACGGACAACGCGCTGCTGGGCCTCGACTTTAAGTGGAACATCAAGCACCGCGCTCAGCTCTACGGCCAGCTGGTGCTCGACGAGTTTAAGCTGAGTGAAATCAGGGCCGGCAACGGCTGGTGGAGCAACAAGCAGGCCATCCAGCTCGGCGGCAAGCTGATTGATTTGGGCGGCATCCGCAACCTGGATTTGCAAGTCGAATTCAATTATATTCGTCCCTACACCTATCAGCACGAGACCCTGTACACGGCCTACGAAAACTACCAGCAGCCGCTGGCTCACCCGATGGGCGCCAACCTGGCGGAGATACTCGGCGTGCTCAGCTACCAGCCCCTACCCCGCCTCAACCTGGTGGCGAAGGTTTTCTACTCCAAGCAGGGCCTGGACTATACGTATAGCCAGGTTGGCCAGCCCGTTCCCAATAGCAATTACGGCTCCAACCCCTTGCAGCCCTACAACAACCGCCCGCTGCTGCCCAATGGCCAGCTCCAGGATTACGGCTACCGGGTGGGCGGCGGCAACACCAGCCACCTCTTCCACGGCGACCTCACGGCCACGTACCAGCCGCGCCTCAACCTCTTTATCGATGCTACGCTCATCGTGCGCCATCAGTCGATTAATCAAGTGTTGACTTACCCGAACGGCGGGATGATTGGCAACGGCACGGAAGTGTACCCGTCGGTGGCGCTGCGCTGGAACATCGCCCAGCGCCTGAACGAATTTTAATCGCGGATTGACGCGGATTTCGCAGATTCGGACGGCGCGGGCTAGGGGTTTTTCTTTTTTCTTTTCGGCTGATGAGTACTACTACCTTTTTATATCGGCCGGTTAATCAGGCGGAGCTAGACCTGATTGCGGCCAGCGGCTGGCGGGCGTTTCCGCCCCGGCTGCCCGAGCAGCCTGTCTTCTATCCCGTGCTGAACGAGGACTACGCGGCGCAAATCAGCCGCGACTGGAACGTACCTTACTACGGCGTGGGCCACGTGGTGCGCTTCGCGGTTGACACGGACTACCTGGCGCAGTTCGCTGTGCAAAACGTGGGCGACGCGCAGCACAATGAGCTAGGAGTGCCCGCCGGGCAGCTCGCCGAATTCAACGAGCACATCCAAGGCCAAATTGACGTAACGGCTACCTTCCACCGTTGAGCAAGCTCGCCTCTCCCCCCTTCGCCAGCACCGCCCGCTGACGCTCGAATCTGCGAAATCCGCGCCATCCGTTAAATCTGCGATTTGAAGACTTACCTGCGCCTGCTGAGCTTTGCCCGCCCCTACGGTAATTTCCTGCCGCGGTATATCCTATACACTACGCTGGGAATATTCTTTGGCATTGCCAATTTCACGCTGCTCATCCCACTACTCAGCGTGTTATTCGACACGAAGAATATAGTAGCGA from Hymenobacter psoromatis includes the following:
- a CDS encoding uracil phosphoribosyltransferase: MHVVCAEPSIANHFLAQLRDVDVQKDSLRFRRNLERLGEIMATRISAQLSYTPQAVRTPLGEAPSQLLRDFPVLATVLRAGLPFHQGFLNYFDQSPSAFAAAYRIEGTAQVQVQLDYLTAPSLDERVLILADPMLATGKSLVQTYRAMLRFGTPRQVHIAAVIASPEGVAYVMREIPEATLWLAAVDEKLNEQAYIIPGLGDAGDLAFGSKI